The following are encoded in a window of Deltaproteobacteria bacterium genomic DNA:
- a CDS encoding ice-binding family protein — protein sequence MRNISKEMSQISEGRIVSKMKCKFLIPFVVAAMAALLSPPSASALSILGTAENFAVLAGTPNITNTGTTTITGDVGIHPGAELTGHGSIILTRANDAIHLGDSSALTAKNDLTTAYTALNLMPATQTLVSPELGGATFTSGVYAFQGNPAAVLLTGMLTLDAQGNNNAYWVFQIPNALTTAPGSSVVVNNFGSNGGNDAGLFWVVGSSAALDTTTSFEGNILASTSITLNNSATILNGRALAQTGTVTMDTNTISIVCPTGGAGNGGPGYSGGLVYNSAGRIVPTVPIPSAVWLLGSGLLGLVGLKRRSSRKA from the coding sequence ATGAGAAATATTTCTAAGGAAATGAGTCAGATTTCGGAGGGACGAATCGTATCGAAAATGAAGTGCAAGTTTTTGATTCCATTCGTAGTAGCGGCAATGGCCGCGCTTCTTTCCCCTCCCTCCGCATCGGCCCTGTCAATACTGGGGACTGCAGAGAACTTCGCGGTCCTGGCTGGCACGCCGAACATAACCAATACCGGCACGACCACCATCACCGGAGATGTGGGCATCCACCCAGGTGCGGAGCTCACTGGCCACGGGTCGATCATCCTCACCAGAGCGAACGACGCAATACACTTAGGTGACAGTAGCGCGCTTACGGCTAAGAATGATCTCACTACTGCATACACTGCTTTGAATCTTATGCCGGCTACTCAAACCTTGGTGAGTCCTGAACTTGGTGGAGCCACGTTCACGTCGGGCGTCTATGCGTTTCAGGGGAACCCTGCGGCGGTTCTGTTGACCGGAATGCTCACTCTCGACGCCCAGGGCAACAACAATGCGTACTGGGTTTTCCAGATTCCAAACGCGCTCACGACCGCCCCTGGTTCGTCGGTTGTTGTGAATAATTTCGGTTCGAATGGCGGTAACGATGCCGGTTTGTTCTGGGTGGTCGGCTCTTCCGCAGCCCTCGATACAACCACTTCGTTCGAGGGGAATATCCTCGCGTCTACAAGCATCACCCTAAACAACAGCGCAACAATTCTGAACGGCCGAGCCCTGGCGCAAACTGGCACGGTGACAATGGATACCAACACCATCAGTATCGTCTGTCCCACCGGCGGCGCCGGCAACGGCGGCCCCGGCTATAGCGGCGGTCTTGTGTATAACAGTGCTGGCCGTATAGTGCCCACCGTGCCCATCCCCAGCGCCGTGTGGCTGCTGGGATCCGGGCTTCTCGGGCTGGTCGGGCTGAAGCGGCGGAGCAGCAGGAAGGCTTGA